The following nucleotide sequence is from Roseivirga sp. BDSF3-8.
ACACTATTCATGCAGGCCATACCATGGTCCACCAGTCCCGCGACAGTCACTACCACGACGTTACCATAAACCTTACTGGTGGAACTGTTCGCAATAACCTTAACATTGTGCTGGATGCTGAGAATTGCGAAGCACATATGATCGGACTGTACCTTCCTACCGGAAAGCAGCACGTGGATAATCACACAGTTGTGGACCACAAAAAGCCTCACTCTTTTAGCAATGAACTTTACAAAGGAGTAATGGCTGATAGAAGTAACGCCGTATTCAACGGTAAAATCTTTGTAAGGCAGGATGCGCAAAAGACCAACGCCTTTCAATCCAACAAAAACCTGCTCCTTAGTAATGATGCAACGATAAACACGAAACCTCAGCTAGAGATCTGGGCTGACGATGTCAAGTGTTCACATGGAGCTACCACGGGGCAACTGGATGAGGAGCAGGTCTTCTACCTTATGTCACGTGGACTTGGAGCTGAACAGGCCCGTGCAATGTTACTGGGGGCCTTCGCGTCTGAAGTAACTGAGCAGATTAACATAGAACCTCTCCGCAAGTATATAGATAGTATTGTTGGAGAAAGACTTAACGCTTAACAACCTTATGGCCAACACCGATCACGCAGTACAAAGCACAACTGCTATCGACCGTTTCGACATAAATAAAGTACGCCAGGAGTTTCCTATTCTAGAACAGGAAGTGAACGGTAAACCCTTGGCCTACTTCGATAATGCGGCTACCACCCAGAAGCCTTCTGGGGTTATCAATGCATTAAGTGCTTATTACAGTGAGTATAATGCAAATATTCACCGTGGCATCCATACCTTGGCTGAAAAAGCTACAGCAGCGTTTGAGGAGACTAGGCTAACCATAAGGAAGTTTCTGAACGCACCTGAAACGGAAGAAATAATATTTACCAGCGGGGTAACTAACGGTATAAACCTTGTAGCCTCCAGTTATGGACGCCACTTTTTCAAAGAGGGTGACGAGATCATTCTGTCAGGTATGGAGCACCACTCCAATATTGTGCCATGGCAATTAGTGGCTGAAGCTACAGGGGCAGTCATTAAGGTAATATCTGTCAAAGAGAATGGCGAACTGGACATGGAGGCTTTTGACAAACTCCTAGGCAAAAAAACCGCCTTTGTAAGTGTGGTGCATGCATCTAATAGCCTCGGTACTATCAACCCTGTAAAGGAGATTATTTCAAAAGCTCATCAGGCAGGCGCTAAAGTACTCGTTGATGGTGCCCAGTCCACTGCTCATATGGATATTGATGTACAGGATCTTGGTTGCGACTTTTTTGTAATGAGCGGTCACAAGGTTTATGGACCTACGGGTAGTGGAGCATTATACGGCCGGCGTGAATTACTGGAGGTAATGCCACCTTTCTTTGGTGGTGGTGAGATGATTAAGGACGTCACCTTCGAAAAAACTACTTATAACGACATCCCATATAAATTTGAGGCTGGCACTCCAAATATAGCTGATATAGTAGCCCTTAAAGAGGCAGTCAACTTCGTGACAAGACTGGATAAAAAGGCAATCAGGTATCATGAAAATGAACTTATGGCCTATGCTTATGAGGGCCTTATGAATTTAGATGGTTTTCGCCCGGTGGGTGTCGCAAAAGATAAGGTTAGCGTTATAAGCTTCATTATGGAGGGTTTGCACCATTTTGACGTAGGAATGATGCTGGATACTCAAGGAGTAGCCGTACGAACGGGGCACCACTGTACCCAACCTCTCATGGATCGTTTTAATATTGATGGCACCATTAGAGCATCTTTTGCTGTTTATAATACTAAGCAGGAAATAGACAGACTGGTAGAAGGTCTGGGTCGTATTATCAGCAGAATGAGAAAGTAAGCAACATGGCAGAAAAGAGTATTCAGGAAGTCCAGGATGAAATCATAGAGGAGTTTTCAGTATTAAGCGGTGACATGGAGATGACCGTTTTCTACATGATGGAACTAGGGCAGAAAATGCCGGCTATGGATGAAGCCTATCGTACAGAGGATAACATAGTAAAAGGGTGTCAATCAAAGGTTTGGTTGTACCCTGAAATGGAAAATGACCGTGTACAGTGGCAGTGCGATAGTAATACTGAAATTACCAAAGGACTTGTATCGCTGCTTAGAAGAGTACTAAACGACCGTAGCCCGGACGACATATTAAGTGCTGAAATTTATTTCCCTGAAAAAATAGGCATGAGCAGGTTTATTGGTACTCAAAGAAGTAATGGGTTTGCCGCTATGATCAAGCAAATGCGAAATTATGCCCAGGCATGCAAGGTGAAAATGGAACACTGACCTAATCCAACAATTATTGATTATGGAAGAAGCGACGTTAAGAGATAAAGTACTTGAAAAGATCCAGTTGGTCTATGATCCTGAGATTCCCGTCAATATATATGAGTTAGGGCTGATCTACGAGATCAATGTATACCCTGTGGATAATGTCTATGTACTCATGACCCTTACCTCCCCCGCATGCCCTGCAGCAGAAGCTTTACCTGCGGAGGTAGAACAGAATATTAAAGAAATAGAAGGTGTGAATGAGGTAAAAGTTGAAGTCACTTTTGATCCGCCCTACCATCAGGATATGATGTCAGAGGCGGCAAAGCTTGAACTTGGATTCATGTAACCCCTACTTACACTTAATTGATTTTCAATATTTTAACTATACAAATATGTACCCCGAAGAATTAGTAGCCCCTATGCGGGAAGATTTGGTGGTAGCTGGTTTTACAGAATTGAAAACTGCCGCGGACGTGGAGAATCATCTTGGTAACCACTCCGGCACTTCTCTTATAGTAATCAACTCAGTTTGTGGCTGTGCTGCCGGTTCCGCGCGTCCTGGTGTGAAAATGGCCCTTCAGAAGACTGAAAAGCATCCTAATAACCTTATGACCGTTTTTGCCGGAGTGGACAAGGACGCCGTAAACAAGGTAAGGCAATATACAGCCCCCTACCCTCCTTCCTCTCCCTCTATAGCTTTATTTAAAGATGGGGAGTTGGTGCACTTTATAGAGCGTCATCACATAGAAGGTAGAAATGCTGAAATGATCAGTGCGCACCTGGCAGAAGTTTTTGAAGAATTCTGCAATTGATCAGACTGATAAATAAAAAGGCTGCCTGTATTATCTACAGGCAGCCTTTTATTTTAGCATATAAAGCACCGAAGACTCTGATTTAACTACGACATCACATTTCCTCAGTAACCTTAATAATTTTTTATCTCTCGAGGCTTCCTCACCGGAATCAAAACTCTGTTTGAAAACGAGGTCACTACTTTGATTATAGACCAACACCTCCATTTTAGCAGGAGTCTTTTGGCCGATCAGACTTTCCTGGTATTCGGCAATATCCACATCGCTTAATAGTGCCAATACGGCTTCTTCAGAATTACCCGGGAAATCGGGAAATGTGAAGCCAGATGAAAAAATCGGAAGTAGACAGAGACAAGCTACTGTCAGGCACCTTCCTGCAATACGTTTCACGCTTTTTTTACTTTTGGATTTTACGTCATTTATTCAATACTTGATCCGTTAAGACAACACCCGGGCACTTGGCGATAATTCTCGTCTTACAACCCGTACACACATATATAAGATACAAATAAATAGTTGTTGAAAAAACCTTTACCAATATTTTGTTTGTACTTTACCTACATATGGTTACTATAATTTTATAAATGTCAGAAAAATCAAAGGATCCGGGCACAGGTGTCAAATACCGGCGCAAGACAAAGAGGATCATTAATAAAGACGGATCTTTCAATGTAAAAAAAATAGTGCCCTACAGTTATAGTGATGGGTATATCAGCCTTATCAATATGGGGTGGATAAAGTTCCTATCTTTTACACTAGCTGTCATCCTGATTATTAATATCATCTTTGCATCACTGTACATGATGGCTGGAGCTGAAACAATAGGCCATACTATGGGTGGCAGTTGGATTGACGCATTTTTAAGCTGCTTGTATTTTAGTTTCCAGAGTTTCACTACAGTAGGTTACGGGGCCATGCACCCATCAGGCCACCTTAGCAGTGTGATATCCAGCTTCGAAACGGTGTTAGGCTGGGGACTTTTCGCGATTATTACCGGTCTGCTATATGGGCGTTTCTCCAGACCAAGCGCCCGCATCCGTTTTAGCCATAAGGCCTTATTTGTCCGGGATGATAAAGGGAACCGGTCATTACAGCTTCGAATCGCAAACCAACGGAAAAACATGCTTGTAAACCTAAATGCGGTAGTAATGCTCAAACTTATTGACCATACTGAAGAGGGGTTTACCAGAAACTACCACCAGCTCCCCCTCCGTCTTAATCATATCCACTTTTTCCCTCTAAACTGGACGCTTGTACATGACATAGATGAAAGCAGTCCGCTATACAACTTCAACCTTGATGATTTAAAAATGAAGGATGTAGAGTTGCTGGTTTTAATAACAGGTTTTGATGACACCTTTAGCCAGGATGTACATACCCGCTTTAGTTACGTTCACGAAGACCTTATATGGGACGCAAAATTTCGCCACCCTTTTTACACCGACGATCAAGGAGACATAATTTTTCCCATGCATTGGCTGGATGAGTATGAATCAATCGAGGACCAGAGGAGTCATGTCCCTAATTAAGGTCAGTACTAATGCTGATTAGCTACTAAGAAAAGCCAATAAAAAAGCCTGACATTGCCAGGCTTATATCTAAAGCTTCGTACTTCTTAGTGCGATATATGACAACCGTCACATTGCGAGTGTCCTTGCCATGAGTCAACACGTCCACCTTTAATATCCTTTTTTACATTAGTCAGGAAAGAGGCTACTTTAAGGTCGTTCAGTTTAATTCTTTGCTTTTTCATAATTACATTTAGTTAAATAAGAAGCGACCAATATACCCTAAAAACCTACTTAATCAATTCTCTCTTATGCTTAAAATGAAAATTGATTCTTGAAATCAATTAGTTCGGATTTGATGTCATCAGAGTTTTGCTGCAGTACATGATCCAGTTCTGTCTTAACAGAATTTACTTTTAACTCCCTAAGGCCAATGTGCTGATCCACAAAAATAAACTCCAGGTCAGGATAGATCTCTTTAAGCACATCAACTATATCGAGGACCTGCAGATTTCTATCTACAAGATT
It contains:
- a CDS encoding aminotransferase class V-fold PLP-dependent enzyme translates to MANTDHAVQSTTAIDRFDINKVRQEFPILEQEVNGKPLAYFDNAATTQKPSGVINALSAYYSEYNANIHRGIHTLAEKATAAFEETRLTIRKFLNAPETEEIIFTSGVTNGINLVASSYGRHFFKEGDEIILSGMEHHSNIVPWQLVAEATGAVIKVISVKENGELDMEAFDKLLGKKTAFVSVVHASNSLGTINPVKEIISKAHQAGAKVLVDGAQSTAHMDIDVQDLGCDFFVMSGHKVYGPTGSGALYGRRELLEVMPPFFGGGEMIKDVTFEKTTYNDIPYKFEAGTPNIADIVALKEAVNFVTRLDKKAIRYHENELMAYAYEGLMNLDGFRPVGVAKDKVSVISFIMEGLHHFDVGMMLDTQGVAVRTGHHCTQPLMDRFNIDGTIRASFAVYNTKQEIDRLVEGLGRIISRMRK
- a CDS encoding SufE family protein, with the protein product MAEKSIQEVQDEIIEEFSVLSGDMEMTVFYMMELGQKMPAMDEAYRTEDNIVKGCQSKVWLYPEMENDRVQWQCDSNTEITKGLVSLLRRVLNDRSPDDILSAEIYFPEKIGMSRFIGTQRSNGFAAMIKQMRNYAQACKVKMEH
- a CDS encoding iron-sulfur cluster assembly protein, which translates into the protein MEEATLRDKVLEKIQLVYDPEIPVNIYELGLIYEINVYPVDNVYVLMTLTSPACPAAEALPAEVEQNIKEIEGVNEVKVEVTFDPPYHQDMMSEAAKLELGFM
- a CDS encoding BrxA/BrxB family bacilliredoxin, whose translation is MYPEELVAPMREDLVVAGFTELKTAADVENHLGNHSGTSLIVINSVCGCAAGSARPGVKMALQKTEKHPNNLMTVFAGVDKDAVNKVRQYTAPYPPSSPSIALFKDGELVHFIERHHIEGRNAEMISAHLAEVFEEFCN
- a CDS encoding ion channel → MSEKSKDPGTGVKYRRKTKRIINKDGSFNVKKIVPYSYSDGYISLINMGWIKFLSFTLAVILIINIIFASLYMMAGAETIGHTMGGSWIDAFLSCLYFSFQSFTTVGYGAMHPSGHLSSVISSFETVLGWGLFAIITGLLYGRFSRPSARIRFSHKALFVRDDKGNRSLQLRIANQRKNMLVNLNAVVMLKLIDHTEEGFTRNYHQLPLRLNHIHFFPLNWTLVHDIDESSPLYNFNLDDLKMKDVELLVLITGFDDTFSQDVHTRFSYVHEDLIWDAKFRHPFYTDDQGDIIFPMHWLDEYESIEDQRSHVPN